Part of the Opitutales bacterium genome, TCCCTTTGCCTCAAGGGAGAGCATACGCGTGTCACGAATGTAATCGTTCACGTAGAGCTGGAATGCAGGTGCTTTAGCCATCAATCAGCTAACGCCTCCTATCTCATAAAAGTGCATACCGATGGCCTCAGCTTCGGGATATACATGCTTAAAAAGTCGACCCTTAGAGGACTTGTTAAGCGATTCGCCCAGTCGGTTGACCTCGGCTTTCGAGACCTTTATGAATTGGACAAAGGCCCCAGAATTAGTTCGCAAGGCGACATAGTGCTTCTCCCTGCGGACAGGCTGTCGCGCCGCATTAGTGGTGCGTGATGGCATGATGCTGTAAGATTTCAGTTTTTCAGATTCCGCCGAAATGGCGGCGGGGCCACTGTCGCTCTTACAGAAGCGCCCCAAGCGTTCCCCGCCAAGCGGGTATTGTATTACTTGGTATCCCCCGCCATAAAGGTGGCGAGATGCAGACACAAAAAAACCAGCACGGAAAGGGCGCTGGGGTGCCCTGTAAGATTGATCAGACCCCCAGCTAAAGTTTCCCAACTCGAATGCGTCAATTAAAATCATCCTATAAACCTCCCAAGTAGGTGTGCAAATGCTGCCGCAGCCTGGATCGCCACAACGCTGTTTCCTGCCGCGCGAAGCTGATCGGCCCGGGCCTCGTCCACCACCATGGCATCACCATGAGCCACGCTGCGAAAGCCGGGCTCAATCGACGGCGCGAGATGGGGACATTGCTCGATGATGTCGCCCCATCTTTGGTCTTCGGGGCCGGGGGCGAAAAGCGATATATTGACTGTTTCGCCAGAGAGTTCTGATTCTCTTTGCCGGTTAGCTTGTCCGAAAGGGCAGCCTCCGGAGTGGGCCACTTCTTTGCCTGCCCCGAGAGCGTCAACCTCTCCGATCCCTTCTGCCCTCGATCGCGGCTGTAGTCGCTGCCCTGGGCACAAACTGCCGTTGGCGTTTTCCAGTGGTGCTCCGCCATGACTTCCAGCTTGCCGTTTATCTCCCGTTGCCCGGATGAGCCGTTCGCCATCACAGTCCGCGCGGTAGGCCACACAGAACCAACGTCGTCTTTTGTGAGACGCTCCAACATCGGACGCTCGAAGAGTAGTCCATTCCGGACTCCACCCGAACGCGGCCAAGGTCCGCTGAATTTCGTCAAAGGCGGTCCCAGCCCCGGCAGAAAAGATTCCGTCGACGTTTTCCAAAAATAGCCACCGTGCCCCAATGTCGCGAGCGACCTCGAGAATTTGCGGCAATAGGTATCGTTCGCCGTCTGTGCCGCGCTGCTTTCCTGCCACCGAGAAATCGGGGCACGGGAAACCGGCAACGACTGCATCCACGCGTCCACAAAAAGGCTCCCTAGGGAAATCTTCGAGGCTATCGATCCAAATAGGTGCTGGCTCCATACTCTGTTCTTCCATGCGTGCCAAGAGAGTGGCCGCTGCACTTGTTTCCCGCTCAGCGTAAGCCACGGTTTGAACGTCGATTGCGTGGTATTGGCAAGCGAGCTCCAGTCCGATGTCGAGCATCCCGACCCCGCTGCACATTGAGAGCGAATTGATGCTGGAATTACCCACATTTGCCCTCACTGATTGGCTTAAGGGTCCATTTTTCGCCATCGCGTGACACGAAATAGACTCGCTCCTCAACAGGTTCGCCTAGCACGTAAACCCAATCCTCGTCGATGTCGTCTTCGCCATATTTGTTGATCGCATCAGCTCTAGACATCACGCTGAAGATCTCTACGGTGATATTC contains:
- a CDS encoding DNA cytosine methyltransferase, translating into MGNSSINSLSMCSGVGMLDIGLELACQYHAIDVQTVAYAERETSAAATLLARMEEQSMEPAPIWIDSLEDFPREPFCGRVDAVVAGFPCPDFSVAGKQRGTDGERYLLPQILEVARDIGARWLFLENVDGIFSAGAGTAFDEIQRTLAAFGWSPEWTTLRASDVGASHKRRRWFCVAYRADCDGERLIRATGDKRQAGSHGGAPLENANGSLCPGQRLQPRSRAEGIGEVDALGAGKEVAHSGGCPFGQANRQRESELSGETVNISLFAPGPEDQRWGDIIEQCPHLAPSIEPGFRSVAHGDAMVVDEARADQLRAAGNSVVAIQAAAAFAHLLGRFIG